The following are from one region of the Hydrogenophaga sp. BPS33 genome:
- a CDS encoding PA0069 family radical SAM protein, which produces MPNVHIPIQAIKGRGISHQQPHRFLRDERAAFDDGWGALDAAAQSRDEAAPPATEVSWEDCKSAITKNDSPDVGFALGLNPYRGCEHGCVYCYARPTHSYLNLSPGLDFETKLIAKRNLAAVLRRELASPRHVPGLLAIGTVTDAYQPIERELKLTREALQVLAQAQHPLAIVTKGSGVERDVDILAPMAAQGLAAVYVTITTLDPKLARILEPRAAAPHRRLRILRTLSEAGIPVGVSVAPQIPFITEDMEQVLEAAWDAGARRAFYTVLRLPWELSPMFRQWLDQHYPERAMRVMARVQEMRGGKDYDADFAQRMRGSGIWAELIRQRFDKTCTRLGFNQERTPLKTELFRPQALRAQQELF; this is translated from the coding sequence ATGCCGAACGTCCACATTCCCATTCAGGCCATCAAGGGCCGGGGCATCAGCCACCAACAGCCGCACCGCTTTCTACGGGACGAGCGCGCGGCGTTCGACGATGGCTGGGGTGCGCTGGACGCCGCGGCGCAGTCGCGCGACGAAGCCGCGCCGCCGGCCACCGAGGTGAGCTGGGAGGACTGCAAGAGCGCGATCACGAAAAACGATTCGCCCGACGTGGGCTTTGCGCTGGGCCTCAACCCCTACCGGGGCTGCGAACACGGCTGCGTGTATTGCTATGCGCGGCCCACGCACAGCTACCTCAATCTCTCGCCGGGGCTGGATTTCGAGACGAAGCTCATCGCCAAGCGCAACCTCGCGGCGGTGCTGCGGCGCGAGCTGGCCAGCCCGCGCCACGTGCCCGGCCTGCTGGCGATCGGCACCGTGACCGACGCCTACCAGCCGATCGAACGCGAACTCAAGCTCACCCGCGAGGCGCTGCAGGTGCTGGCGCAGGCGCAACACCCGCTGGCCATCGTCACCAAGGGCAGCGGCGTGGAGCGCGACGTCGACATCCTCGCGCCCATGGCCGCGCAGGGCTTGGCGGCGGTCTACGTCACCATCACCACGCTCGACCCCAAGCTCGCGCGCATTCTGGAGCCGCGTGCCGCCGCGCCGCACCGGCGTCTGCGCATTCTGCGCACGCTGAGCGAGGCGGGCATCCCGGTGGGCGTGAGCGTGGCGCCGCAGATTCCGTTCATCACCGAAGACATGGAGCAGGTGCTCGAAGCCGCGTGGGACGCGGGCGCGCGCCGTGCCTTCTACACCGTGCTGCGCCTGCCGTGGGAGTTGAGCCCCATGTTCCGTCAGTGGCTCGATCAGCACTACCCCGAGCGCGCGATGCGTGTGATGGCGCGCGTACAGGAGATGCGCGGCGGCAAGGACTACGACGCCGACTTCGCGCAGCGCATGCGCGGCAGCGGCATCTGGGCCGAGCTGATCCGCCAGCGTTTTGACAAGACTTGCACGCGCCTGGGTTTCAACCAGGAGCGCACGCCCTTGAAGACCGAGCTGTTCCGGCCGCAGGCCTTGCGCGCGCAGCAGGAATTGTTTTGA
- the nadE gene encoding NAD(+) synthase, producing the protein MGAVPLGPESLALDCEAEVQRIAQWIPQVLTQKLRRRGLVVAISGGIDSSVCAALSVRALGAKKVFGLLLPERDSSGFSTERGRQLAEHLGIEFQVHDIAPALEALGCYQQRDEAIRRVVPAYGDGWKNKIVIAGGVEGGINFFKLVVQSPDGEQQSVRLPLREYLQIVAATNFKQRVRKTMDYYHADRLNYAVVGTPNRLEYDQGFFVKNGDGSADLKPIAHLYKTQVYAMARHLQLPEAICSAVPTTDTYTLPQGQDEFYFALPYAQMDLALWALEHERSAEELAFALNMTPAQAQRVYDDIRAKRRATEYLAAAPELIPD; encoded by the coding sequence ATGGGCGCGGTGCCGCTGGGGCCCGAATCGCTCGCGCTCGACTGCGAAGCCGAAGTGCAGCGCATCGCGCAATGGATTCCGCAGGTACTCACCCAGAAGCTGCGCCGGCGCGGCCTGGTGGTGGCGATCAGCGGCGGCATCGACAGCTCGGTGTGCGCGGCCCTCTCGGTGCGTGCGCTGGGCGCGAAGAAGGTTTTTGGCCTGCTGCTGCCCGAGCGCGACTCCAGCGGCTTCAGCACCGAGCGCGGCCGTCAGCTCGCCGAGCACCTGGGCATCGAGTTCCAGGTGCACGACATCGCGCCCGCGCTCGAAGCCCTGGGCTGCTACCAACAGCGCGACGAGGCCATTCGCCGCGTGGTGCCCGCCTACGGCGACGGCTGGAAGAACAAGATCGTGATCGCCGGTGGCGTCGAGGGCGGCATCAACTTCTTCAAGCTGGTGGTGCAGTCACCGGATGGCGAACAGCAGAGCGTGCGCCTGCCGTTGCGCGAATACCTGCAGATCGTGGCCGCCACGAACTTCAAGCAGCGCGTGCGCAAGACCATGGACTACTACCACGCGGACCGGCTCAATTACGCGGTGGTCGGCACGCCCAACCGGCTTGAGTACGACCAGGGTTTCTTCGTGAAGAACGGCGACGGTTCGGCCGACCTAAAACCCATCGCGCACCTCTACAAGACGCAGGTCTACGCCATGGCGCGCCACCTTCAACTGCCCGAGGCTATCTGCAGCGCCGTGCCCACCACCGACACCTACACCCTGCCGCAAGGCCAGGACGAGTTCTACTTCGCGCTGCCCTATGCGCAGATGGACCTCGCGTTGTGGGCGCTGGAGCACGAGCGCTCGGCCGAAGAGCTGGCATTCGCGCTGAACATGACGCCGGCCCAGGCCCAGCGCGTCTACGACGACATCCGCGCCAAGCGCCGCGCCACCGAGTACCTGGCCGCCGCTCCCGAACTGATCCCGGACTGA
- a CDS encoding acyl carrier protein has protein sequence MSSIKADVRRYIEDNFLLGAGAVPPSDDDSFLEHQVLDSTGFLELVAHLEEAYGMKIGDDEMVPENLDSLNAIEAFVQRKQGAL, from the coding sequence ATGAGCAGCATCAAGGCCGACGTACGGCGCTACATCGAAGACAACTTTCTGCTGGGCGCAGGCGCCGTGCCGCCCAGCGACGACGACTCGTTCCTTGAGCACCAGGTGCTGGATTCCACTGGATTCCTGGAACTGGTGGCGCATTTGGAAGAAGCCTATGGCATGAAGATCGGCGACGACGAAATGGTCCCCGAGAACCTCGACTCTCTCAACGCCATCGAGGCCTTTGTGCAGCGCAAGCAAGGGGCCTTGTGA
- a CDS encoding class I adenylate-forming enzyme family protein translates to MSLAFLPGPFVHSAFDARCLDVPERNAVVVGERSCSYRELGERANGIANALHAAGIGRGDRVVLLLDSGVDYVASLHAVWRLGAVVVPLGAQTKAAKLAHVLGDTGARALLTQVSLATAWKAALTGLQNAPRVWVQGDIGTPGWPTPSATARFGTGPGSPGDLATLLYTSGTTGLPKGVMLTHGNMVAAWRAVQAYLHLQPEDVIGLALPPAFSYGLSHVVMGLGIGATLVLDNSAAFPVRLLQNLAARRVTVFPGVPTLWASLLALDMAAHDLSALRLITNAAAGLPAAHTALLRQRLPQARLLLMYGLTECMRASYLPHEEVDTRPESVGRGLAHQQHWLEDEQGQRLPAGSTGELVLCGAHVSPGYWNAPAGLSTRITPGPGAGEHTLRTGDLFRSDAEGWLYCVGRTDDMFKSRGEKVYPLEVENAICELPAVREAAVTHMPDERLGLAVKAFVRAREGATLTERDVIRHCLARLESWMAPKTVVFVDALPQTESGKLRRRDLT, encoded by the coding sequence GTGAGCCTGGCCTTCCTGCCCGGACCCTTCGTGCACAGCGCGTTCGACGCGCGCTGCCTCGACGTGCCCGAGAGGAACGCCGTCGTCGTGGGCGAGCGCTCGTGCAGCTACCGCGAACTCGGCGAACGCGCGAATGGCATCGCCAACGCGCTGCACGCCGCCGGCATCGGGCGCGGTGACCGCGTGGTGCTGCTGCTCGACAGCGGGGTGGATTACGTCGCCAGTCTGCACGCGGTGTGGCGCCTGGGGGCGGTGGTGGTGCCGCTGGGCGCGCAGACCAAGGCCGCCAAGCTCGCTCACGTGCTGGGGGACACCGGCGCGCGGGCCCTGCTCACCCAGGTCTCGCTGGCCACCGCCTGGAAAGCCGCGCTGACCGGTCTGCAGAACGCCCCCCGGGTCTGGGTGCAGGGCGACATCGGCACCCCTGGCTGGCCCACCCCCAGCGCCACGGCCCGCTTCGGCACCGGTCCGGGCAGCCCAGGTGACCTGGCCACCTTGCTCTACACCTCGGGCACCACCGGGCTGCCCAAGGGGGTGATGCTCACCCACGGCAACATGGTGGCGGCCTGGCGCGCCGTGCAGGCCTACCTGCATCTGCAGCCCGAGGACGTGATCGGCCTGGCGCTGCCGCCCGCCTTCAGCTATGGCCTGTCCCACGTGGTCATGGGGCTGGGCATCGGTGCCACGCTGGTGCTGGACAACTCGGCGGCCTTCCCCGTGCGGCTGCTGCAGAACCTGGCGGCGCGGCGCGTCACCGTGTTTCCGGGCGTGCCCACGCTCTGGGCCAGCCTGCTGGCGCTGGACATGGCCGCGCATGACCTGAGCGCGCTGCGCCTCATCACCAACGCCGCGGCCGGTCTGCCCGCCGCGCACACGGCGCTGCTGCGCCAGCGCCTGCCGCAGGCGCGCCTGCTGCTTATGTACGGCCTCACCGAATGCATGCGCGCGAGCTACCTGCCGCACGAGGAAGTCGACACACGGCCCGAGAGCGTCGGGCGAGGCCTGGCGCACCAGCAGCACTGGCTGGAAGACGAGCAGGGCCAGCGCCTGCCTGCGGGCAGCACCGGCGAACTGGTGCTGTGCGGCGCGCACGTAAGCCCGGGCTACTGGAACGCTCCGGCCGGCCTCTCCACCCGCATCACGCCCGGCCCGGGAGCTGGCGAACACACCCTGCGCACCGGCGACCTCTTCCGCAGCGACGCCGAAGGCTGGCTCTACTGCGTGGGCCGCACCGACGACATGTTCAAGTCGCGAGGCGAAAAGGTCTACCCGCTCGAAGTGGAGAACGCCATCTGCGAACTGCCCGCCGTGCGCGAGGCCGCCGTGACCCACATGCCCGACGAACGCCTCGGGCTGGCCGTGAAAGCCTTTGTGCGCGCGCGCGAGGGCGCCACACTCACCGAGCGCGACGTCATCCGCCATTGCCTGGCCCGGCTGGAAAGCTGGATGGCACCCAAGACCGTGGTCTTCGTCGACGCACTGCCGCAGACCGAATCGGGCAAGCTGCGGCGCCGCGATCTGACCTGA